From Propionispora vibrioides, one genomic window encodes:
- a CDS encoding hemolysin family protein, whose amino-acid sequence MDPASILLNLFLVMLLVMLNGFFVAAEFAMVKVRSTRIETLLQAGNTRARFAKNLIEHLDAYLSACQLGITLASLGLGWIGEPAVAGLLEPVMLGAGFSLQVVHTVAFTIAFSIITALHIVLGELAPKSLAIQKAEAVTLWTSVPLIGFYRVMYPFIWVLNTVANQILKLAGMEMASEHEAAHTEEEIRILMEESHKQGYINMTELTFVDNIFEFAERNAREVMIPRTDMVCLYAQDTFEENLETALEEKLTRYPVCDPDKDTIIGFVHSKDLLAAVARGEKPAIRELVREITAIPEFMPISELLKLLQRTRSQIALVVDEYGGTAGLVTVEDILEEIVGEIQDEFDEERSTVELREDGSYSVDGRLLLEEVNHVLDSNLASDDVDTIGGWVYSQVEMPPQVGQTLVAEPYQFMIEEVDHVRINRILIRKLEQPDLPATDKAV is encoded by the coding sequence TTGGACCCTGCGTCTATATTGTTAAATTTGTTTTTAGTTATGCTGCTTGTTATGCTGAATGGTTTTTTTGTTGCCGCGGAATTTGCCATGGTCAAGGTGCGGAGCACCCGGATTGAGACGCTGCTGCAGGCGGGAAATACGCGTGCCAGGTTTGCCAAGAATTTGATTGAACATCTGGACGCCTATTTATCCGCCTGCCAGCTCGGAATTACTCTGGCTTCTCTGGGGCTGGGCTGGATTGGTGAACCGGCTGTTGCCGGCTTGCTGGAACCGGTCATGCTGGGAGCCGGTTTTTCGCTCCAGGTGGTTCATACCGTAGCGTTTACGATTGCCTTTTCCATTATTACAGCCCTCCATATTGTGCTTGGTGAGCTGGCGCCTAAATCGCTGGCCATCCAAAAGGCGGAAGCCGTCACTTTATGGACATCGGTTCCCCTGATTGGTTTCTACCGGGTGATGTATCCCTTTATTTGGGTGTTGAATACGGTGGCCAATCAAATTCTTAAATTGGCGGGCATGGAAATGGCCAGTGAACACGAGGCCGCGCATACCGAGGAAGAAATCCGTATTCTTATGGAGGAAAGCCATAAGCAGGGTTATATAAACATGACGGAACTCACCTTTGTAGATAATATTTTTGAATTTGCCGAACGCAACGCCCGGGAAGTCATGATCCCGCGAACCGATATGGTTTGCCTCTATGCCCAGGACACCTTTGAGGAAAACCTGGAAACAGCCCTGGAGGAAAAGCTTACCCGTTACCCGGTGTGCGATCCGGATAAGGACACCATCATCGGGTTTGTTCATAGTAAGGATTTGCTGGCCGCCGTCGCCAGAGGAGAAAAACCGGCCATCCGGGAATTGGTCCGGGAGATTACGGCTATTCCTGAATTCATGCCGATTAGTGAACTTTTAAAACTGCTGCAGCGGACCCGGTCGCAGATTGCGCTGGTCGTTGATGAATATGGCGGCACAGCCGGTCTGGTTACCGTCGAGGATATCCTGGAGGAGATTGTCGGCGAAATTCAGGATGAATTTGATGAAGAACGATCGACGGTCGAACTGCGTGAAGACGGCAGTTATTCCGTGGACGGTAGGCTGCTGCTGGAAGAAGTCAATCATGTGCTGGACAGTAACCTGGCATCGGATGATGTGGATACCATTGGTGGCTGGGTGTATTCGCAGGTGGAAATGCCGCCACAGGTGGGCCAGACCCTTGTAGCTGAGCCTTACCAATTTATGATTGAAGAAGTTGATCACGTACGGATTAACCGGATACTTATCCGGAAGCTAGAGCAGCCGGACTTACCGGCCACCGACAAAGCGGTATAA
- a CDS encoding MBL fold metallo-hydrolase → MKYLLSELTPGATALAVYDVQSWGVPSYANVYILTQGDQAVLIDAGARVYEGILKAALQDIGLTTEQVRTVYLTHGHWDHVEGAAAFRQAAKFIHREDLVLVPETLAPQFSLFTDGGVGPELQFGGRDALAVIHVNTHSPGSVALYDAATRILFVGDFFCFFGEELPEGKLVSDSEVVRAGCCQYVAGQAAQGGWEFERFMAGLEKLLPYEPEFFCTGHGVVLQGDIRRFLTSLYESGKRNAGKK, encoded by the coding sequence ATGAAGTATTTATTGTCGGAACTGACGCCAGGGGCAACTGCTCTAGCCGTTTATGATGTTCAATCCTGGGGAGTTCCTTCCTATGCCAATGTATATATTTTAACGCAGGGCGACCAGGCGGTATTGATTGATGCCGGGGCGCGAGTCTATGAAGGTATTCTTAAGGCGGCCCTGCAGGACATCGGACTTACGACGGAGCAGGTGCGGACCGTATATCTGACTCATGGCCACTGGGACCATGTGGAAGGTGCAGCCGCCTTCCGGCAGGCTGCCAAGTTCATTCACCGGGAGGATTTAGTGCTGGTGCCCGAGACGCTGGCGCCACAGTTTTCTCTCTTTACGGACGGTGGCGTTGGGCCGGAGCTCCAGTTTGGTGGCAGGGACGCTCTGGCGGTTATTCATGTCAATACCCACAGCCCCGGTTCGGTGGCGCTTTATGATGCGGCCACCCGCATTCTGTTTGTGGGAGACTTCTTTTGCTTTTTTGGCGAAGAGTTGCCGGAGGGCAAACTGGTGTCGGACAGCGAGGTAGTCCGGGCAGGCTGCTGTCAGTATGTAGCCGGGCAGGCGGCACAGGGCGGCTGGGAGTTTGAACGGTTTATGGCGGGGCTGGAGAAATTGCTGCCTTATGAGCCGGAGTTTTTCTGTACCGGTCACGGCGTAGTACTGCAGGGAGATATTCGGCGCTTTTTGACCAGCTTATACGAAAGCGGCAAAAGGAACGCCGGTAAAAAATAA
- a CDS encoding VOC family protein produces the protein MSFVFAHNNFNVLNLEKSLAFYKQALGLEETRRMEKPDFTLVFLGDGRTPHKLELTWIKDRKEPYQLGDNEFHLAFTADDFEQAYELHKNMGCICYENKAMGIYFIADPDGYWLEILPKR, from the coding sequence ATGAGTTTTGTATTTGCCCATAATAATTTCAATGTGCTCAATTTGGAGAAAAGCCTGGCTTTTTATAAACAGGCGCTGGGCCTGGAGGAAACGCGCCGGATGGAAAAACCGGATTTTACGCTCGTTTTCCTGGGTGACGGCCGTACACCCCATAAGCTGGAACTGACCTGGATCAAGGACCGGAAAGAACCGTATCAGTTAGGAGACAATGAATTTCATCTGGCTTTTACGGCTGATGACTTTGAACAGGCCTATGAACTCCATAAGAATATGGGCTGTATCTGCTATGAGAATAAGGCGATGGGAATTTACTTTATCGCCGATCCGGACGGGTATTGGCTGGAAATTCTGCCGAAACGGTAA
- a CDS encoding Ger(x)C family spore germination protein: MKKLAVCLLIVINTLWLTGCWDRMEINDLAIVTAVGVDKLEDGHICLTLLIPAPRLFPSAGGGGGGDGGDRAPTIVMSEYGKTIMDAFRRLQEKSSREIMFSHVRFIVIGERLARSGVNEALDFFSRYRQSNLRAHVLVTQDDIAELMAGDPGIERTVSELIHEEGEMGISVRIDLKDFIAMLTEEGTNPVAGRLEMVPLVMEHKKKDEEKGEENGQKKDQEKSQESGQENKKKPKKTLSIRGAAIFHKDKLVGWMNDAEARGLIWLRDEMEQGVITVAIPEDKGGGKISVRLKEAKAKFKPQIEGETLHMSLTIITQAVVYESSSKMDLSDPKSIVYIEDAVGDMIQKRVERALFLIQKQFRSDTVGFGTALYRKYPKEWLHAYKDTWDELFPELDIPVALNVRIPRVGFVTKSLTREESEFVK, translated from the coding sequence GTGAAGAAACTGGCTGTTTGTTTGCTGATTGTCATCAATACGCTGTGGCTGACCGGCTGCTGGGACCGGATGGAGATTAATGATTTGGCCATTGTTACCGCTGTCGGTGTGGATAAGCTGGAGGACGGCCATATCTGCCTTACCCTGCTGATACCGGCGCCCAGGCTGTTTCCGTCGGCCGGCGGCGGTGGGGGAGGTGATGGCGGTGACAGGGCGCCGACCATTGTTATGTCGGAATACGGCAAAACCATTATGGATGCTTTCCGGCGTTTGCAGGAGAAATCGTCCAGAGAAATCATGTTTTCCCACGTCCGGTTTATTGTCATTGGCGAGCGGCTGGCCCGCTCAGGCGTTAATGAAGCTCTGGATTTTTTTTCCCGTTACCGCCAGTCCAACCTGCGGGCCCATGTCCTGGTTACCCAGGATGACATCGCTGAACTCATGGCCGGCGATCCCGGCATAGAAAGAACGGTGTCGGAACTGATTCATGAGGAAGGGGAAATGGGGATCAGCGTCCGGATTGACCTTAAGGATTTTATCGCCATGCTGACCGAGGAGGGCACTAACCCTGTTGCCGGCCGGCTTGAGATGGTGCCGCTGGTTATGGAGCATAAAAAGAAGGACGAAGAAAAAGGCGAGGAAAACGGTCAGAAAAAGGACCAAGAAAAGAGTCAGGAAAGCGGCCAGGAAAACAAAAAAAAGCCGAAGAAAACGCTTTCCATTCGAGGGGCTGCCATTTTTCACAAGGATAAGCTAGTCGGCTGGATGAATGACGCAGAAGCCAGAGGTCTGATTTGGCTGCGGGATGAGATGGAGCAAGGCGTTATTACCGTGGCAATTCCGGAAGACAAGGGGGGCGGCAAAATTAGTGTCCGCTTAAAGGAGGCTAAGGCGAAATTTAAGCCGCAAATCGAGGGAGAAACGCTGCATATGAGTCTGACGATTATCACGCAGGCAGTCGTATATGAAAGTTCCTCGAAAATGGATCTAAGTGACCCGAAATCCATCGTGTATATTGAAGACGCCGTAGGAGATATGATACAAAAAAGGGTGGAACGGGCGCTTTTCCTGATCCAGAAACAATTCCGCAGTGACACGGTCGGCTTCGGCACCGCGCTGTACCGGAAATATCCCAAGGAGTGGCTTCATGCTTACAAAGACACCTGGGATGAGCTGTTTCCGGAGCTTGATATTCCGGTGGCGCTTAACGTACGAATCCCGCGGGTCGGCTTTGTAACCAAATCGTTGACTAGGGAAGAATCAGAGTTTGTAAAATAA
- a CDS encoding methyl-accepting chemotaxis protein: MKGFGNSLGSKFYSIVALLIAFLAVVGIAGYYFNQQAARNLRTTYEEDLLPNEYLNRSATNIRALQGELLELMITDNKEREKELVQDMAARTAENGNLLGRYEKLPLSAYEREQYAIFQDELAAWRTHRPKVIELATGGQKQAAYAYYVQNLAVHAGNLNKLLDDLTTFNSRQAEENKQNNDKAASLTGMLLLSLTVLAMLIGGFFSRRLVRSLSKRIGQAVQTIEEIAQGHIRRQEAVHFSRDEIGQMDQGLQTMGNNLRVLLEKVSTLAGQVDSSAGQLTDTAEQSAQAAGQVAASITGAAQGADQQAAMADDVMNRLEELAQGVTQVAANTGRITQVSEESAQAAREGLQSVDAAVRQMESIEHTVSESVTTVGQLESRSQEIGQIVELIASIAAQTNLLALNAAIEAARAGEQGRGFAVVAEEVRHLAEQSQEAAQQISDLIRNVQQDTGQAVSSMGRGAAEVKKGAGLVQQAGQAFADIVSRIGHSVTLMKEEAAVTEQMAANSGQILEVVRDMAGINHDMSAQAQTISAVTEEQSAAAEEIAAASQSLATLANELKTATSRFTLHD; this comes from the coding sequence ATGAAGGGCTTTGGCAATAGTCTGGGCAGTAAATTTTATTCCATTGTGGCATTGTTGATCGCTTTCTTAGCTGTTGTCGGTATAGCCGGTTATTATTTTAACCAGCAGGCTGCCAGAAATCTGCGTACAACCTATGAAGAGGACCTGCTGCCCAATGAATATTTGAACCGGTCGGCTACCAATATCAGAGCACTGCAGGGGGAATTGCTGGAGCTGATGATCACCGACAATAAGGAACGGGAGAAAGAGCTCGTTCAGGATATGGCTGCCCGTACGGCCGAAAACGGGAATCTGCTGGGGCGCTATGAAAAATTGCCGCTATCGGCGTATGAACGGGAGCAGTATGCCATTTTTCAGGATGAATTGGCCGCCTGGCGGACTCACCGCCCCAAGGTGATCGAATTGGCCACCGGTGGACAGAAGCAGGCTGCTTATGCCTATTATGTTCAGAATTTGGCGGTCCATGCCGGGAATCTGAATAAGCTGCTGGATGACCTGACCACCTTTAACTCCCGGCAGGCCGAGGAAAACAAGCAGAATAACGATAAAGCTGCGTCGTTGACCGGTATGCTGCTGTTGTCGCTGACGGTGCTGGCTATGCTTATCGGCGGCTTCTTTAGCCGGCGGCTGGTGCGTTCGCTGAGTAAGCGGATCGGCCAAGCGGTACAGACCATCGAGGAAATCGCGCAGGGGCACATCCGCCGCCAGGAAGCCGTTCATTTCAGCCGGGATGAAATCGGGCAAATGGACCAGGGGTTGCAGACGATGGGGAACAATCTGCGCGTTTTGTTGGAAAAGGTGAGTACCTTAGCCGGTCAAGTGGATAGTTCGGCCGGCCAGTTGACTGATACGGCCGAACAGTCGGCTCAAGCCGCCGGGCAGGTGGCCGCATCAATTACCGGCGCCGCCCAGGGAGCCGACCAGCAGGCTGCCATGGCAGACGACGTCATGAATCGGCTGGAAGAGCTTGCCCAGGGTGTCACGCAGGTGGCAGCCAATACCGGACGGATTACTCAGGTGTCGGAGGAATCGGCTCAGGCGGCTCGTGAAGGGCTGCAGTCGGTGGATGCGGCTGTCCGGCAAATGGAAAGCATTGAGCATACGGTCAGTGAGTCGGTGACGACGGTCGGGCAGTTGGAAAGCCGTTCCCAGGAAATAGGACAAATTGTCGAGCTGATTGCCAGCATCGCCGCCCAGACTAATTTGCTGGCTTTAAATGCCGCTATTGAGGCGGCGCGGGCCGGCGAGCAGGGACGGGGTTTTGCGGTGGTTGCCGAGGAGGTCCGGCATCTGGCCGAACAATCCCAGGAAGCGGCTCAGCAAATCAGCGACTTGATCCGGAACGTCCAGCAGGACACCGGCCAGGCGGTCTCTTCCATGGGACGGGGCGCCGCCGAAGTGAAAAAAGGTGCCGGGCTGGTGCAGCAGGCCGGTCAGGCGTTTGCCGACATTGTTTCCCGGATCGGTCATAGCGTGACGTTGATGAAAGAAGAGGCAGCCGTGACCGAACAGATGGCGGCCAATAGCGGCCAGATTCTGGAAGTAGTGCGGGATATGGCCGGTATCAATCACGATATGTCGGCCCAGGCCCAAACGATATCGGCGGTGACCGAGGAGCAGTCGGCAGCGGCTGAGGAAATCGCCGCGGCAAGTCAAAGTCTGGCCACGCTGGCCAATGAGCTGAAAACAGCGACAAGCCGTTTCACATTGCATGACTAG
- a CDS encoding spore germination protein: protein MAGRRAKDIHIKKLSESLSGADRPRSIQALQNLYRTLETAKRTAGELETMLLTFRRHITGNQRLAPDIGAVEPLVRSVLADCSDIVFRNFKIGNTRQALLVFVEGLIDNKLLNENIVKPLLYYRQQIPLSDERTEETIGNFLEQQVISSAQVVQVGTLQEILTGILSGDAALLIDGSEAALVISIKKWEKRSVSEPTVEPAIRGPQEAFIETLRTNTSMIRRRLKTPRLKMKMLQVGRLSQTNVVITYLEGITNPALLAEVEKRINSIDVDAILESGNIEELIEDNPFSIFPQLSYTERPDKLVSCLLEGQVGIMVDNTPFALIAPQSFFQMIQAPDDYYERFIGSSLIRLVRYAFLFVALLLPALYIAVSTFHQGMIPTTLLFSMAASRENIPFPAFVEAMIMEIFFEGLREAGVRLPRPVGQTVSIVGALVIGQAAIQAGIVSAPMVITVSITGIASFTVPRFNQAIAIRVLRFVLMILAATLGLYGVFMGFLAILIHMASLRSFGVPYLSPVAPLELSSLKDVFIRAPWWDMLTRPGFTGSLDSRRMKADLRPVAPPDRPKKKRKQR, encoded by the coding sequence TTGGCAGGAAGACGCGCGAAGGATATTCATATAAAAAAACTGTCGGAGTCTTTGTCTGGTGCCGATCGCCCCCGATCCATACAGGCTTTGCAGAATCTGTACCGGACGCTTGAAACGGCAAAGCGCACGGCCGGCGAGCTGGAAACCATGCTGCTAACGTTTCGCCGCCATATAACCGGCAACCAGCGGCTTGCCCCGGATATCGGAGCGGTTGAACCATTGGTGCGGTCTGTGCTGGCCGATTGTTCCGATATTGTATTCCGCAACTTCAAAATAGGCAATACCCGGCAGGCCCTGCTTGTTTTTGTGGAAGGTCTGATTGACAATAAGCTGCTTAACGAGAATATAGTGAAACCGTTACTGTATTACCGGCAGCAAATTCCTTTGTCCGACGAAAGGACGGAGGAGACTATCGGCAATTTTCTGGAACAGCAGGTCATTTCTTCGGCCCAGGTTGTTCAGGTAGGCACGTTGCAGGAAATCCTGACCGGAATTCTGAGCGGTGATGCCGCGCTCTTGATTGACGGCAGTGAGGCGGCTCTGGTCATCAGTATAAAAAAATGGGAAAAACGAAGCGTCAGTGAGCCTACGGTGGAACCGGCGATCAGAGGACCGCAGGAAGCCTTTATTGAAACGTTGCGCACCAATACCAGCATGATCCGGCGGCGATTGAAGACGCCCCGGTTAAAAATGAAAATGCTGCAGGTCGGCCGTTTATCCCAAACCAATGTGGTAATTACTTATTTGGAGGGAATTACCAATCCGGCACTGCTTGCCGAAGTAGAAAAAAGAATCAATTCCATTGATGTGGATGCCATTTTGGAAAGTGGAAATATCGAGGAATTGATTGAAGATAATCCGTTTTCCATTTTCCCGCAGCTTTCCTATACCGAGCGGCCGGACAAGCTGGTTAGCTGCCTGCTGGAAGGGCAGGTGGGAATTATGGTGGATAACACGCCGTTTGCCTTGATTGCCCCACAATCTTTCTTCCAGATGATACAGGCCCCGGATGACTACTATGAACGGTTTATTGGGTCCAGCCTGATCCGGCTGGTTCGTTATGCCTTTCTGTTTGTCGCTTTGCTGTTGCCGGCGCTGTATATTGCCGTGTCGACCTTTCATCAGGGCATGATTCCGACGACGTTACTGTTTTCCATGGCCGCCTCCCGGGAGAATATTCCTTTTCCGGCTTTTGTGGAGGCCATGATTATGGAAATTTTCTTCGAGGGTTTGCGGGAGGCCGGCGTCCGCCTGCCCCGGCCGGTAGGACAGACGGTGAGCATTGTCGGTGCCCTGGTTATCGGTCAGGCTGCTATTCAGGCAGGGATTGTCTCGGCACCCATGGTTATCACCGTCTCCATTACCGGGATTGCTTCTTTTACCGTGCCCCGTTTCAATCAGGCCATTGCCATCAGGGTATTGCGTTTCGTATTGATGATCCTGGCTGCCACGTTGGGGCTTTATGGGGTATTTATGGGGTTTCTGGCCATCTTGATTCATATGGCCAGCCTGCGCTCCTTCGGCGTTCCTTACTTGTCACCTGTTGCTCCGCTGGAACTGAGCAGCTTGAAGGATGTCTTTATCCGCGCACCCTGGTGGGATATGCTTACCCGCCCCGGTTTTACCGGCAGCCTGGATTCCCGGCGGATGAAAGCTGATTTGAGGCCTGTTGCGCCGCCGGACAGACCGAAGAAAAAACGGAAACAGAGGTGA
- a CDS encoding DeoR/GlpR family DNA-binding transcription regulator produces the protein MLPLERRTKILEVLYKQKKITTNELEQLLGVSACTIRNDLRKLEEDGLVERSHGGAVIPQSIQQNFSFSKRQLINKHEKDIICRKALDFIRNGNCIIIDASSTCLTLAKHLHDFERLMVVTNGIYTALELKDNPNINLILTGGIVRPKSGSLEGLLAKNLINQINADVIFVSAQGFTLEEGLTDFNLHECELKKLMISKAKKVVALLDYLKIDRNSSASFARATQVDVIITDAKAPQSCIEKYRQAGIEVVICE, from the coding sequence ATGCTTCCTTTGGAGCGGAGAACAAAAATTTTGGAAGTTTTATATAAACAAAAAAAAATCACTACCAACGAGTTGGAACAATTGCTTGGCGTTTCAGCCTGCACCATCCGTAACGATTTGCGCAAACTCGAGGAGGACGGACTGGTGGAGCGTTCTCACGGCGGTGCCGTCATCCCCCAAAGCATTCAGCAGAACTTCAGCTTTTCCAAACGGCAGTTGATCAACAAACATGAAAAAGACATCATTTGCCGCAAAGCGCTGGATTTTATCCGCAACGGCAACTGTATCATCATCGACGCCAGTTCCACCTGCCTGACGCTGGCCAAGCATCTGCACGACTTCGAACGACTGATGGTGGTAACCAACGGAATCTACACCGCCTTGGAACTAAAGGACAATCCCAACATCAACCTGATTCTGACCGGCGGCATCGTCCGGCCCAAATCGGGTTCCCTCGAAGGTCTGCTGGCCAAAAATTTGATTAATCAAATCAACGCCGACGTCATCTTCGTATCCGCCCAGGGTTTTACGCTGGAGGAAGGCTTGACCGACTTCAATCTGCATGAATGCGAACTGAAAAAACTGATGATTTCCAAAGCCAAAAAAGTGGTTGCGCTTCTCGATTACCTGAAAATCGACCGGAACTCAAGCGCCAGCTTCGCCCGCGCAACCCAAGTCGATGTTATCATTACCGACGCCAAAGCTCCGCAGAGCTGTATCGAAAAATACCGGCAAGCCGGTATTGAGGTCGTTATCTGCGAATAA
- a CDS encoding RpiB/LacA/LacB family sugar-phosphate isomerase: MKIAIGSDNAAFELKKILIKHMTELGHEVKDFGIDSPEDATNYPEIGERVALAVKEQGFERGVLVCGTGIGMCIVGNKIPGVCAALCHDTFSAERAIKSNNAQIITMGARVIGPELAKKIVTTWLESVFTPGPSSPKIQMVADLDSKYKK, from the coding sequence ATGAAAATTGCAATTGGCAGTGATAATGCAGCATTTGAGTTGAAAAAAATTCTGATCAAACACATGACGGAACTGGGTCATGAAGTAAAAGACTTTGGTATTGATTCTCCCGAGGATGCTACCAACTATCCGGAAATCGGTGAACGAGTTGCTCTGGCTGTAAAGGAGCAAGGCTTTGAAAGAGGCGTTCTGGTTTGCGGCACCGGCATTGGCATGTGCATCGTGGGCAATAAAATCCCTGGCGTTTGCGCTGCTTTGTGTCATGATACCTTCTCGGCTGAAAGAGCCATCAAGAGCAACAACGCCCAGATCATTACCATGGGCGCCCGGGTTATTGGCCCCGAACTGGCTAAGAAAATCGTTACCACCTGGTTGGAATCGGTATTCACCCCTGGTCCTTCCTCACCGAAAATCCAGATGGTTGCCGACCTGGACAGCAAATACAAAAAATAA
- a CDS encoding GerAB/ArcD/ProY family transporter: MERISTYQLFVLTMLFQTGTTIIFGFSSAAGRDAWLAASISTVLGAMTIGLYLALMKLHPGLTLVEWYPRQFGRWLGTPIAWMYPLLLLYDAGRGLGDVRDLIPTTILPLTPHWVVLGVFMIMVAYVLFCGIETLARLGEIWLPVLIMLFIVELVLIVGSDIVQTERLLPVAGKGWDRIWAAAWPLGVTQSFGETIDFTMIWPLVKRQDKIVRTTLLATMVTGLFIALLDAVAVSVLSEATFSRSIYPLYVLIQQINVADFIQNLDALGVMYFLTTTFFKISIHIFAAIYAMQKLTRVQNSRIFILPATTVVLYLGLKMAASVLDHIETGLKILPYNLWVPLFLVLPAILLVVAWGRKLLGTKNTESQASGK, encoded by the coding sequence ATGGAACGAATATCAACTTATCAGTTATTTGTGCTTACCATGCTGTTTCAGACTGGTACAACTATTATTTTCGGGTTTTCCTCAGCGGCGGGAAGAGATGCCTGGCTGGCCGCCAGTATTTCTACCGTGCTTGGCGCCATGACCATCGGGCTGTATCTGGCGCTTATGAAGCTGCATCCCGGCTTGACTCTGGTAGAGTGGTATCCCCGGCAATTTGGCCGTTGGCTGGGGACGCCCATTGCCTGGATGTATCCGCTTCTTTTGCTTTATGACGCCGGCCGTGGTTTAGGTGATGTCCGGGACTTGATTCCCACTACCATATTGCCGTTGACGCCCCACTGGGTGGTACTGGGGGTTTTTATGATCATGGTAGCCTATGTTTTATTTTGCGGGATTGAAACGTTGGCCCGGTTGGGTGAAATTTGGCTCCCGGTGCTCATCATGCTGTTTATCGTGGAATTGGTGTTGATTGTCGGTTCGGACATTGTCCAGACCGAGCGGTTACTGCCGGTAGCCGGCAAGGGCTGGGACAGAATATGGGCGGCCGCCTGGCCGCTGGGGGTAACCCAGTCCTTTGGGGAAACCATAGATTTTACCATGATCTGGCCTCTGGTGAAAAGGCAGGATAAGATTGTGCGCACTACGCTGTTGGCCACGATGGTGACCGGTTTATTTATCGCACTGCTTGATGCGGTGGCGGTCTCGGTATTGAGTGAGGCTACTTTTTCCCGCAGTATTTATCCGCTGTATGTGCTGATTCAACAGATCAATGTGGCGGATTTTATTCAAAATCTGGATGCGCTGGGGGTTATGTACTTTTTGACGACCACGTTTTTCAAAATTTCCATTCATATCTTTGCGGCGATTTATGCCATGCAAAAGCTTACCAGGGTACAGAACAGCCGGATTTTTATTCTTCCCGCGACCACTGTGGTGCTGTACTTGGGGCTGAAGATGGCAGCCAGTGTGTTGGATCATATTGAAACCGGTCTAAAGATATTGCCCTACAACTTATGGGTGCCGCTATTTCTGGTGCTGCCGGCGATCCTGCTCGTTGTAGCCTGGGGTAGGAAACTCCTGGGGACAAAAAATACGGAAAGTCAGGCTTCGGGAAAATAG
- the fsa gene encoding fructose-6-phosphate aldolase — protein sequence MKLFIDTANVDEIRKASEMGVICGVTTNPSLIAKEGKVFEEVIKEIVTLVDGPISAEVIGLEADQMVKEAKELVKIHKNIVIKIPMTAEGLKAVKILSANNIKTNVTLIFSAAQALLAARAGATYVSPFLGRLDDIGDEGMRLIDEIAEIFAIHDIPTEIISASVRTQIHVIQAARRGAHIATVPYKVIAEMIKHPLTTAGIEKFLKDWESVPK from the coding sequence ATGAAATTATTTATTGACACCGCTAATGTGGACGAGATTCGCAAGGCCAGCGAAATGGGCGTAATTTGTGGTGTAACGACCAATCCGTCTTTGATTGCCAAAGAAGGCAAAGTATTTGAAGAGGTTATTAAAGAGATCGTTACGCTGGTGGACGGCCCGATCAGTGCCGAGGTTATCGGACTGGAAGCGGACCAAATGGTGAAAGAAGCGAAAGAACTGGTTAAAATCCACAAAAACATCGTCATTAAAATTCCTATGACAGCAGAAGGCTTAAAGGCTGTAAAAATTCTCTCGGCTAATAACATCAAAACCAATGTCACTTTGATTTTCTCAGCGGCTCAGGCTTTGCTGGCAGCACGGGCCGGCGCAACCTATGTCAGTCCCTTCCTCGGCCGTCTGGATGATATCGGCGACGAAGGCATGCGCCTGATTGATGAAATTGCTGAAATCTTTGCTATTCACGACATCCCTACCGAAATCATTTCCGCCAGTGTCAGAACGCAGATTCATGTGATTCAGGCCGCCAGACGGGGTGCCCATATCGCAACAGTACCGTATAAAGTCATTGCCGAAATGATCAAACATCCGCTGACAACCGCCGGTATCGAAAAATTCCTGAAGGACTGGGAAAGCGTACCGAAATAA